Genomic segment of Salvia splendens isolate huo1 chromosome 12, SspV2, whole genome shotgun sequence:
cttaCCTTTTTATAGCTTTATTTGAATGATGCTGATGTGAAACATAATGAATTAAAACTAATGATTTCGAAAAGATAGTATATATATCTAGTGATAGAGATTTTTATTTCGAAAAGTTaggttttcttttatttgatcTCAATTAGatggtgtattttatttatgattaaattagTGGTGAGGCGAGATGGATAAAACCAATGCACTAGCTTAAATATGGTctctttttttgttattattggGCTATTATGTAGATGTCACCTTTCATAAATTAAACAACAATGTCTAATGATAAATAAAGCAAcataatttaattgaaaaaaatgaataatatattgCATATAGACAATCTAAATTATCATAACATAattgagaataaagtaaaaccTTATGATTTTGTGACTAATATTTAAAGTTGTACTCCATTTGTCCACaatttaaagagtcattttgccatttagAGTTGTACACGATTTGAATAAtcaattacttttttctcttttgatATACATacccatatttcactaattttttatactcacaatcataaaactaatactccctctgtccaatCATAAGCGAGAATGAGTGccgaaagaataaagtagagaaaaaggtAGTGTAAATAGTGTTAGTGAAGAGTGCGCTCTACATCATTAGTAGTGTAGTGTAATAGTATaagttggaaataaaaagatGTGTAAGGGTATTGTATTGTTTGactatttcaaaattagaaagttcatactttcaAAGATATACTAATAAGAAAATAGTCATATTTTaagagacggagagagtattaaatagttaaagtgaaaagaGAATACAATATCTCTATATTATCATAAGATAATTGTGAAAGAATTAGACCTTTATggtttttttactaatttttaaagTTGTTATACATACTCACATTTTgaccaatttttttattttttgataatttaCCCATTTTTATTTGCTAATACCAATAATAAGAAATAAATTAGTAGCCCAACATATATGAGCCCACAATATACAAATTTACCGAgatctaaaaaatttaatatagctCAAAATAGATAATCCCCCATAGactgaaataaatatttatatataatcgAAAGAAACCCTAGAGGCTAATATAAAAGCTTACTTAGCTACTCTTCTTCTTCACTACCGCCTCTTCTTCGATACGGTATTTCCCTCTTTAATTTCAAGTAGCTGTTTCTATCAAACAGCTTTAATATTTTAGCTCCAAATCACAATATTACTCTAGCTACTTGTTGATTCTTTATATGTTGAATcctaatttattttgtatatataaatataggtgAGTGGCAGCATATTCTCCAAAAATAATGGTGACATATTCGATTTTAGCGTTGCTCGATTGGGACGGAGGAGTAATAGATGGATCTTTGTGTTTTTTTCGTATGTGAGGCATTGGAAAAATATATCGGGTATGCGCACAAGGAGGTTGGTAGTATCTCTTTAGAAATATTATTTATACTGTGGGCAATGTTGGCCTGCCGGAGGATCAACAATGGTTATTTTATGATCAAACATTTGGAGAGGCATGCCGTAAACTTTGTTGTGGAGGAGTGATCACTGCCTTGGTCCCTACTACTATCAGATTACGATTACTACTATCAGATCAGTGACAAGACTAGGATCTTGGGGAGTAGGGCGATAGACGCCTATTACTATCAGATCAGTGTTGAGGAGCGGGTCCCAGATTTGTACAGTAGGGCGATAGACTGGGAAATGCTAAAGAAGGCCACCATGGTTATGGTGGATAGTCGGGGTGTTGGGGGTGTTGGGTACTTCATCTTAGACAAAAGGACATTCTTTAGCTTTCCCACATCTCAACTCATGGTGGACTTACCAAGAGAACTGGAAGATGAACTCACCAGCCAAGGGTTTCTTGTTCAAAATCCAATGTATGTGGCCCCAAACTACCTCCCGAGGCCCGAGATCCCCGATGAGCCTCTACATCCCGCGGCCCGAGATCCCAATGAGCCTCTACACATCCAGGATGCCGCACCGGATATGGAAGACGAGGATGAGAGGAGGCCACTGAGCATGAGGAGAGCGAGAGCAGCCGGCCTAAGAGGAAACGTCCAGTTGGCCGACCTTTTAGGGAGGGATCAGAAGCCGTTAGCTTGGGCAGTGGGAACATATGCAAAAATGGCGTGAGGATAATCAGCTATGGAGGGCCCAGCAGGAGTCCCGATTAGAGTATTGTGGGACGCAGATACAGCACCTGCAAGCTCAAGGCGATGCTAGATGGGCAGAGGAGCAGGCACCCACCACCGTACTAGAGGTATCCCACATCATCCACTTCTCTTCAAACTTATTCAATGTGAATACACCTCTGTCTTACAAATCTTTGATAGAGAACAAAAATGGATATGTTGATGTTGCAAAGATGATGAGAGAATACCAAGGTCGTCGTTAAACTGATGTATTAAATTGGTGTGTGATAAAATAGTGTGTagtatttaaaataatactagcaTTATGATATTGTAAATTTTCTTTTAGACATACTCACCATTAGACGGTAACACTGGGCTTCAAAATATGGAAAGTGctgattattttaatgaaagtGCTGAATTAATCAGTTTGAATTTATATATTCGTGCTACGAAACTCCTGACTATTGATTGTGTAGAGAAAATTTGAATACGAGAAGGTTGGCCTCATGCTTTAATTTTGTGCATTTTGCAGTTGCACATTCCTCAGCTTGCAGGTTCTGGAGACCTTAGATTGGGCAGAATTTTTTTGAGAAAGTGGAGACGAACTCTAGTCCCCTATAAGCTACCAAATGTCGTTACTTCTGTACGTGCTACACTAGTATCGTGATATGCTAATGTATCTTATGTGAGCGGTCTCTGACTAGATATGCATCTTATGTCTAGAATGCAAGAATTAGATGATATGCATCTGTTTACAATATCCTGTGTATCCGTTTTAGTTTTTGGTTTTCCGTGTTCCTAACTATtagctttaaaaaaaatttcaaaatggtAACTGATTGCAAATTTCTTATGAATGAAGGTTTCCACATGTGAATCAGATGGTATTGTTGGATGTAGTCTGGAATCCCTCGGTTGAAGGGCATGCGATATCTTATCCGTTGAATGGTAGATCGGAACGCCATTGGTATAGGCGGCATTGGAAAAGGCCACAACAACGCCCAACTAAAGGCTTGGGGGTGCTTATTAGTGACACAATACACCATGGAAATCGGTTCCAAGCCTCAAAGTTGGCTGTGTGGGTCCTAAGAAAAGGGCTGTCTCTGCTCAAACGCGTTACACTTGAGATTAAGCtcaagtttatttatttatttataagttATAAAAGTTGGGACTCTATAATAAAGTGGAGGATTAGTAGTGTGTGTTAGTTATAGGCTTATAGCAATGAATAATTATAAAGTGAATTTTAGCCGGTCAAGGGTTCACTCATAATGGTCACATGGTATAAAAACCACTATTGATTGtctaaaaagataaaaaataaaaaggcataCCATGATATAGCACAACTcataaagaaataataatacAGCAGATCAGTTAAGTAGGAGTGAGAACATGAGTAATATCATATTGAATCAATCAGATTTTATAACTTTTATACAAGAATACAAAATTTGCAGAAACCCCTCAAACTCATATTCTCTATAACTCATCTCAATTTGCCTTCAACTTGTGGGAATTCACTTTGTCAATTCTCCATCCCTGTCTCTCCACaaaaattttctttaaatatttATAGAGAGAAAATTAAAGGAAGAGAGAGAcacaaatctctctctctcttcacaaGAATTTTCTTTTTAAGTATTTCTAGAGATAAAATTGAAGGAAGAGACACAAAAAGTGGACCATATATATCAGACGCTGAGACCGTCGAATCCACACTGCTTGTATAATAGGGATTGCTTTCTTGGACTAATGGCAATTGTGCAATCTACCGATacctataataaaaaaaatcaattaaattgGAATAGATCCATAAAGAGTTGCATTAATTTGTGTAGgaaataaatattatacaaaatcattCAAATCAGAAACAACTACAGGCACAACAACAAACAACAGTAATAAAGCAAAACGATTAAATGAGAAAACAAAATGGTGGGAAAATCCACTCATAAGGCAAGCTGTTCAGCTATAATATGACTAGTTATAAGTTTGATTCCAATAAAAATTACTAGTTCATTTACTGGTGgttcgataaaatatttaactcACCTAACAACATATTTTTTTCTAATAGCTATTTTACGcaacattgaagtaaaaatCACCATCCCTAGAAGCATAATAACGtaaaataattaagtatatGAAATAAGATCatctatataaaaaataaatagaaaatttacgaaaaataaaatttattgttataatttttaaataaaatttactgTTAAACAAGAcgatcaattatttattgttataattattaaataaaatttacaaaaattactAGATAGCTTATACACATGATCAGAGATTATTAGACATGATTGAAATCTAAGAATATTATTTTGTCCTTGGACACAATAGTCCGAATTTTAGAGACCGACAAAAAAAGGTTTCAAAATTTCGAGGGACCAACAAAATGACAAAAACTGTCAACGACTTATGTTGCAAGAATGTTAAACTTTGCACAAATAATAAGtgataaaattgaaatgatATCTAGGCCAGCATGGGTTCCCACTCTAAATTAAAATAAGGAATTGTAGTATAGTAGACTTAGGTAGCAATTAGCATAGtagatttttaaaataattaataaactcTAAGACACCATATTTGCATATAGAtacttatataataaaatacaaaaatattgCATGGGCACTACATTATCACACAAGATATTACGTACTACTATCCATATAttgatatataatttttatttttctaagtTGACCCTCTCTAATTCTCAATTggaatttatataataaatgaaatccATCCTACTCCCCCATCCCAGAATAGGAGTTGTATTTAAGtatgacacggattttaataaatgtaaagaaaaatgtgatttgaataagttagtgaaatattgATCTCACTTATACattttactccatccgtctgccattaaatgtcccatttttcctttttcgtctgtatgctaataaatatctcatttcacttttaccatatttggtaagtggactttacattctactaactcattccactcacattttattataaaaccaatatatacaAGTAAGTCTCATATTTCACCAACTTTTCTACTCACTTTActtcataaagtcaaacaatttattaaaacttgtgccggtcaaatatgagacatttaatagcGGACGGAAGaagtagttttataataaaatgtgcgtgaaataagttggtggaacgtagggtctacttaccatttatgataaaagtaaaatatggttcttattgtgagacagaccaaaatggcaaaacatgactcttattatgggacggagggagtaatttttagaAAAACCAATTCTTTCAGCTTCATAACAcctaaaatttccaaaattctcaataaaaaaaactcataatCTCAATCAAACTCTCCATCACCTTAAGGAATGAgaaaaaatgtactccctccgtcacgcacaactcgcacctttccttttgggcacggagattaaggaatgagtgatagacaaagtcaacaattacggctgtaggtataaattgttactaaaaatggaaagagtgcaaataacttgggacacccagaaaggaaataagtgcaggtagtgcgggacggagggagtataacttaaatccaatgttttaaaaaccggaccggccagCGAACCGGTGTcgttactggttcactggttcaaccggttcactggtcgaaccattggttgaaccgTAATActgtttatacatatatatttatttatttagttataaataataaaatttaattacatgttttatcaataaatattatagtattatacttttaattgtattattatataaaacaagtcttatattagtatattagaatatttaatgacgttaagtttgaatacaataataaactataatacacaatattaaaaaactagtattaaagtctatgtataattataaactcctatattgtaaaatatagt
This window contains:
- the LOC121757029 gene encoding uncharacterized protein LOC121757029, which gives rise to MQKWREDNQLWRAQQESRLEYCGTQIQHLQAQGDARWAEEQAPTTVLELHIPQLAGSGDLRLGRIFLRKWRRTLVPYKLPNVVTSVSTCESDGIVGCSLESLG